In one window of Candidatus Scalindua sp. DNA:
- a CDS encoding ATP-binding protein yields MTSKTYEYKYVWKIVVLALFIIGVSIFHYVTGTEHKYHGLHEIYRRLYYVPIILSAFWFGIKGGMFCAVVVSLFYLPHVFYQWGGSFFTNDLPKTLEIVLYHIIGFVTGLLSQKQMNATAKLRHQAGVLAQAEEQLRHADRLSSLGKLSAGIAHEVRNPLASIKGTAEILSDKFKPGDKEYEFVEILIKEVNRLDAVIGGFLDFSKPRPPKLKLSNMNGIILSVLQLTEHQMTRSGINLKTHLEDTLPSVYVDPDQMKQVFLNLVINAVQAMPDGGTLEVSSYMGDSKIVCLFSDTGTGISKDCQKNLFTPFYTSKNNGTGLGLVIVYRILEGHKGEIRFSTKEDEGTTFTVCLPIETVT; encoded by the coding sequence TTGACTTCAAAGACTTATGAGTACAAATATGTTTGGAAAATTGTTGTTCTGGCTTTATTTATTATAGGAGTGAGCATTTTTCATTACGTTACAGGTACGGAACATAAATATCATGGTCTCCATGAGATTTACCGGAGGCTTTACTATGTTCCCATTATTCTTTCGGCCTTCTGGTTTGGGATAAAAGGCGGCATGTTCTGCGCGGTTGTGGTAAGTTTATTTTATCTGCCTCACGTTTTTTACCAGTGGGGTGGTAGTTTTTTTACGAATGATCTTCCAAAGACACTTGAAATCGTTCTTTATCATATAATAGGTTTTGTAACAGGATTACTTTCACAGAAACAAATGAATGCAACTGCTAAATTGAGGCATCAAGCCGGCGTACTTGCTCAAGCTGAAGAACAACTACGGCACGCAGACCGCCTGTCCTCGTTAGGCAAACTCTCCGCTGGAATCGCGCATGAGGTCAGGAACCCTCTTGCTTCGATAAAAGGGACTGCTGAGATTTTATCTGATAAGTTTAAGCCGGGGGATAAAGAATATGAGTTTGTAGAGATTCTGATAAAGGAGGTTAATCGGTTAGATGCGGTTATTGGTGGATTTCTCGATTTCTCAAAACCCAGACCGCCAAAACTGAAGTTATCAAATATGAATGGCATTATTCTCTCAGTGCTTCAATTAACTGAACATCAGATGACAAGATCCGGGATCAACCTCAAGACACATTTAGAAGATACGCTCCCCTCTGTGTATGTTGACCCTGACCAGATGAAGCAGGTTTTTCTGAATCTTGTAATTAACGCTGTCCAGGCCATGCCGGATGGTGGTACCCTTGAGGTAAGCTCTTACATGGGTGATTCTAAAATTGTGTGTCTCTTCTCCGATACCGGGACAGGAATCAGCAAAGATTGCCAGAAGAATCTGTTTACACCCTTTTATACCAGCAAAAACAATGGTACAGGTCTTGGGCTGGTAATTGTTTACAGGATACTTGAAGGTCATAAAGGTGAGATCAGATTTTCTACTAAGGAAGATGAGGGAACTACATTTACGGTATGTTTACCGATCGAGACAGTAACATAG
- a CDS encoding sigma-54 dependent transcriptional regulator — MTSTDKTILIADDDESLRRVIEYNLSNKGYRLLLARNGEEALKIFKREDVDIVVTDIKMEKMDGLQLLEEIKRLKSSALVIMITAHGSIDTAVRAMKLGAYDYIVKPFDREELKILIEKGLHLQSLMLENIRLKQELTDRFRLDNIIGNSSKMRGIFDLVGRVAKSNSSILLQGESGTGKELIAKAIHFNSSRAKKPFITVNCSAIPQNLMESEMFGYVKGAFTGAIRDKPGKFEAADGGTIFLDEIGDMDKDLQVKLLRVLQEKSIDKVGSTHTIHVDVRVIAATNIPLEIAIKDGKFREDLYYRVSVIPIFLPPLRERKDDIPSLVQHFLSKYGCENCKIRPEVFGILNRYDWPGNVRELENIIERAIVLKEEDNVIGAQDIPEHIKSEQFCSPISLEIPDEGIKLEEVEKMLIINALKKSGYNQTRAAELLGITRNTLIYRLEKYNIKSSE; from the coding sequence GTGACATCAACTGATAAGACAATACTCATTGCCGATGATGATGAAAGCCTGAGAAGGGTTATCGAATATAACCTCAGCAACAAGGGCTATAGGCTGCTCCTCGCAAGGAATGGCGAAGAAGCACTGAAGATTTTTAAGCGTGAAGATGTGGATATCGTGGTTACTGATATAAAGATGGAAAAGATGGATGGTTTACAACTTTTAGAGGAGATAAAGAGACTGAAAAGCAGCGCTCTTGTAATTATGATAACTGCACACGGCAGCATTGATACAGCCGTAAGGGCTATGAAACTTGGCGCGTATGACTATATAGTTAAACCCTTTGACAGGGAAGAGCTTAAGATTTTGATTGAAAAAGGCCTGCACCTGCAATCCCTGATGCTGGAAAATATAAGATTGAAACAGGAACTGACAGATCGTTTCAGGCTTGACAATATTATTGGTAACAGTTCAAAAATGAGGGGAATATTCGATCTGGTTGGCCGGGTTGCCAAAAGTAATTCCAGTATACTTTTACAGGGGGAGAGCGGGACAGGCAAGGAGCTGATTGCAAAGGCCATACATTTTAATAGTTCGAGGGCAAAGAAACCATTTATAACAGTAAATTGTTCGGCAATTCCTCAAAACCTGATGGAAAGTGAGATGTTCGGGTATGTCAAAGGGGCTTTTACCGGCGCAATACGGGACAAACCGGGAAAGTTTGAGGCAGCAGATGGAGGTACCATCTTCCTTGACGAGATTGGAGACATGGATAAGGACCTGCAGGTGAAATTACTCAGAGTACTGCAGGAAAAATCTATAGACAAGGTTGGTTCAACACACACTATTCATGTGGATGTACGTGTTATTGCAGCAACAAATATTCCACTTGAGATTGCTATTAAAGATGGGAAATTCAGAGAGGATCTATATTACAGGGTCAGTGTAATACCTATTTTTCTGCCTCCGCTGAGGGAGAGAAAAGATGACATTCCATCGCTTGTACAACATTTTTTGAGTAAATATGGCTGCGAAAATTGTAAGATCAGACCTGAAGTATTTGGTATCCTTAATCGCTATGATTGGCCGGGAAATGTAAGGGAGCTGGAAAATATTATCGAAAGGGCAATTGTCTTAAAGGAAGAAGACAATGTGATTGGGGCTCAAGATATCCCTGAACACATAAAGAGTGAGCAATTTTGTAGTCCAATCTCACTGGAAATCCCTGATGAAGGTATTAAACTTGAGGAAGTAGAAAAAATGCTGATTATAAATGCATTGAAAAAATCCGGGTATAACCAGACAAGGGCCGCAGAGCTTCTGGGCATTACAAGAAATACCCTTATTTATAGATTGGAAAAGTATAATATTAAATCTAGTGAATAA